From Streptomyces griseorubiginosus, one genomic window encodes:
- a CDS encoding MarR family transcriptional regulator, producing the protein MHEDGNGGAGRGGTDAPPSGVDQPGFLALERELTVLLRRARANQGEMAREVHPDLESAAYGLLVRLDECGRQRATELAGYIGVGKATMSRQLRALEELGLVAREPDPADGRAWLVDLTEEGRTRVQRVRDARRARYAGRLAHWNPEEVTELARLLHQLNRNMEK; encoded by the coding sequence GTGCACGAAGACGGAAACGGCGGCGCGGGCCGGGGCGGGACCGACGCCCCGCCGAGCGGTGTGGACCAGCCGGGGTTCCTCGCGCTCGAACGCGAGTTGACCGTCCTGCTGCGGCGCGCCCGGGCCAACCAGGGGGAGATGGCCCGCGAGGTCCACCCCGACCTGGAGTCGGCGGCGTACGGGCTGCTGGTCCGTCTGGATGAATGCGGCCGCCAGCGGGCCACCGAGCTGGCCGGTTACATCGGGGTCGGCAAGGCCACGATGTCCCGTCAGCTGCGTGCCCTGGAGGAGCTGGGCCTGGTCGCCCGCGAACCGGACCCCGCCGACGGCCGCGCCTGGCTGGTCGACCTCACCGAGGAGGGCCGCACCCGAGTCCAACGCGTCCGCGACGCCCGCCGAGCCCGCTACGCAGGCCGCCTGGCCCACTGGAACCCCGAAGAGGTCACAGAACTGGCCCGCCTCCTGCACCAGCTGAACCGGAACATGGAGAAGTAG
- a CDS encoding lysozyme, which translates to MPVHRPGSPRPRRLFLAGALIAVCALVPIAPASAAQSPDAADSTGAQATANAPTTPPRGTARMGMGVVAHDGQGGLPTGTRAAQTEGVDVASYQGNVSWTTLWNSGVRWSYNKASEGTYYTNPYFSQQYTGSYGVGMIRGAYHFATPDTTSGATQANYFVDHGGGWSADGRTLPGTLDIEWNPYGDSCYGKTASGMVSWIRDFLNQYKARTGRNAVIYTSTSWWSQCTGNYAGFAANPLWIARYASTAGTLPAGWSTYTMWQYTSSGPTVGDHDKFNGALDRVQALAKG; encoded by the coding sequence ATGCCCGTGCACAGACCCGGATCCCCCCGCCCACGGCGCCTGTTCCTCGCCGGCGCCCTCATAGCCGTATGCGCACTGGTGCCCATAGCCCCGGCGTCGGCCGCGCAGTCGCCCGACGCCGCCGACAGCACCGGCGCCCAGGCCACGGCCAACGCCCCCACCACCCCACCGCGCGGCACCGCCCGCATGGGCATGGGCGTCGTCGCCCACGACGGCCAGGGCGGTCTGCCCACCGGCACCCGTGCCGCCCAGACCGAGGGCGTCGACGTGGCCAGCTACCAGGGCAACGTCTCCTGGACGACCCTGTGGAACAGCGGAGTCCGCTGGTCCTACAACAAGGCGAGCGAGGGGACGTACTACACGAACCCCTACTTCTCCCAGCAGTACACCGGCTCCTACGGCGTCGGCATGATCCGCGGTGCCTACCACTTCGCGACGCCGGACACCACGAGCGGCGCAACGCAGGCCAACTATTTCGTCGACCACGGCGGCGGCTGGTCCGCCGACGGCAGGACCCTGCCCGGCACCCTCGACATCGAGTGGAACCCGTACGGCGACTCCTGCTACGGCAAGACCGCCAGTGGGATGGTCAGCTGGATCCGTGACTTCCTGAACCAGTACAAGGCCCGCACCGGCCGCAACGCCGTCATCTACACGTCCACCAGCTGGTGGTCCCAGTGCACCGGCAACTACGCCGGCTTCGCCGCCAACCCGCTGTGGATCGCCCGCTACGCCTCGACCGCGGGCACCCTGCCGGCCGGGTGGAGCACGTACACGATGTGGCAGTACACGTCCTCCGGGCCGACGGTCGGTGACCACGACAAGTTCAACGGGGCCCTCGACCGGGTGCAGGCCCTCGCCAAGGGCTGA